Proteins from one Candidatus Omnitrophota bacterium genomic window:
- a CDS encoding TatD family hydrolase, which yields MIETHAHLDFSQYESDRESVIERARACGIKKIINVASSVEGSVSSLALARAYDMVYASCGVHPHEAGKVDESVIEQIRRLAVSSDKVVAIGEVGIDFYRNTFSADSQYNALRLFLGLSRQLGLPVIFHCRQESPEKYDAFDVLFKAMEECLEKPYRAVIHCFSGDKAALFKCLDLGLYISYTCNITYKNAGRLRDVLKATPLERLLLETDSPFLSPQEKRGLRNEPSYIKYLLKSMADIIGLPEPDIEEHTDKNAGELFFNRKQ from the coding sequence ATGATAGAAACGCACGCGCACCTTGATTTTTCGCAATATGAAAGCGACAGAGAATCGGTTATAGAAAGAGCGAGGGCCTGCGGAATAAAAAAAATTATCAATGTTGCCTCAAGCGTTGAAGGCAGTGTTTCTTCCTTAGCGCTCGCGCGGGCTTATGATATGGTGTATGCTTCTTGCGGTGTGCATCCGCATGAAGCCGGCAAAGTGGATGAATCGGTTATTGAGCAGATAAGGCGTCTTGCCGTATCAAGCGATAAGGTTGTAGCTATCGGTGAAGTAGGCATAGATTTTTATAGGAATACTTTCTCCGCCGATTCGCAGTATAACGCTTTAAGACTTTTTTTAGGATTAAGCAGACAGCTCGGCCTGCCTGTGATTTTTCATTGCAGGCAGGAATCGCCTGAAAAATACGATGCCTTTGATGTGCTGTTTAAGGCGATGGAGGAATGCCTTGAGAAGCCTTACAGGGCCGTGATACATTGCTTTTCCGGAGACAAGGCCGCGCTTTTTAAGTGTCTGGACTTAGGGCTTTATATTTCGTATACGTGCAATATCACATACAAGAATGCGGGCCGATTAAGAGATGTGCTCAAGGCCACTCCTTTGGAGAGATTGCTTCTTGAAACGGATTCTCCTTTTTTAAGCCCTCAAGAAAAACGCGGCCTAAGGAATGAGCCTTCTTACATTAAGTACCTTCTTAAATCAATGGCAGATATTATCGGATTGCCCGAGCCTGATATAGAGGAACATACTGATAAAAATGCCGGCGAACTTTTTTTTAACCGGAAGCAATGA
- the mtnA gene encoding S-methyl-5-thioribose-1-phosphate isomerase, giving the protein MRFDTITYKNGRLMVIDQRLLPGKLKKIVPRNARDICSYIRTLAVRGAPAIGVFAAYGLFLAARSIKTRDKKVFLAALNTTAGIIRKSRPTAVNLSWALDKMLYAARNAADKGIPEIIEALREQALAIHEQDRIMCQAIGNNGASLIQKNDTILTHCNAGFLATGGMGTALAVIYTANEQGKRVKVYATETRPLLQGARLTAWELHNKGVDVTLICDNMAAVVMKQKGVDKIIVGADRIARNGDTANKIGTYALSVLARAHNIPFFVAAPSSTIDFSIKDGSHIPIEQRSGEEITNISRRRVAPYGIKTFNPAFDVTPSSHISAIITEAGIMKKPYQKTLRA; this is encoded by the coding sequence ATGCGGTTTGACACAATAACATATAAAAACGGCAGGCTCATGGTAATAGATCAGAGACTGCTTCCGGGTAAATTAAAGAAAATAGTTCCGCGAAACGCGCGGGATATATGTTCTTACATAAGGACCCTGGCAGTCAGAGGCGCCCCTGCTATAGGTGTTTTTGCCGCTTATGGGTTATTTCTTGCGGCCCGGAGCATAAAGACGCGCGACAAAAAGGTTTTTTTGGCGGCTCTTAATACGACAGCAGGCATTATCAGGAAGAGCAGGCCGACGGCCGTTAATCTGTCGTGGGCATTAGATAAAATGCTTTATGCCGCGCGAAACGCGGCGGATAAAGGCATACCGGAAATAATAGAAGCGTTGCGCGAGCAGGCGCTGGCTATTCATGAGCAAGACAGAATTATGTGCCAAGCTATAGGCAATAACGGCGCTTCTCTTATCCAGAAAAATGATACAATACTAACGCATTGCAATGCCGGTTTCCTGGCAACAGGGGGCATGGGAACCGCGCTCGCTGTTATCTATACAGCTAATGAGCAGGGTAAACGGGTTAAGGTGTATGCTACCGAAACCAGGCCTTTACTGCAAGGGGCGCGCCTTACCGCGTGGGAGCTGCATAATAAAGGCGTTGATGTGACCCTTATTTGCGATAATATGGCAGCTGTTGTAATGAAGCAGAAGGGTGTGGATAAGATCATTGTAGGCGCTGACCGGATCGCCCGAAACGGTGATACTGCCAACAAAATAGGCACTTATGCTTTGTCTGTTTTAGCCAGGGCTCATAATATACCTTTTTTTGTAGCCGCGCCGAGCTCAACAATAGATTTTTCTATAAAAGATGGCAGTCATATACCCATAGAACAACGTTCGGGTGAAGAAATAACGAATATCTCCAGAAGGCGTGTCGCGCCTTATGGAATCAAGACCTTTAACCCGGCCTTTGACGTCACGCCTTCAAGCCATATAAGCGCTATTATAACAGAGGCGGGGATCATGAAAAAGCCATACCAAAAGACCTTGCGGGCATGA
- a CDS encoding thiamine-phosphate kinase → MNSPVSEIGEFNLINAISSQIITSASVLRGIGDDCAVIRHRPGKHLLFTTDMLIEGAHFKKTTKPSFIGHKALAVNISDVASCGGLPKWAVVALGLPPDTKGSFVSDMYKGMRRLAGRFNIDIVGGDTNRCRKIIISVALLGQVAARELVTRDGAREADLLVLSGPLSEKPDHLCFLPKIKESRFIVKNLMPTSMIDISDGLLADLGHILRMSRKKAVLYESAIPVIKRAGGIDKVLQTGEQFQLMFTMPADRARFIPKGFFVIGRICKGAPSIIMVGPSGRRRRLLPKGYTHF, encoded by the coding sequence ATGAACAGTCCTGTATCAGAGATAGGCGAATTTAACCTTATAAATGCCATTTCAAGCCAAATTATAACAAGCGCTTCAGTCTTACGCGGGATAGGAGATGATTGCGCTGTAATAAGGCATAGGCCCGGTAAACACCTGTTGTTTACCACAGATATGCTTATAGAAGGCGCGCATTTTAAAAAAACAACGAAGCCTTCATTTATAGGGCATAAGGCATTGGCTGTTAATATAAGCGATGTCGCTTCATGCGGCGGCCTTCCAAAATGGGCGGTTGTCGCTCTTGGCCTGCCGCCTGATACCAAAGGTTCTTTTGTCAGTGATATGTATAAGGGCATGCGCCGTCTGGCCGGGCGGTTCAATATTGATATAGTGGGCGGGGATACCAACCGTTGCCGGAAGATAATTATATCAGTGGCTCTTTTAGGCCAGGTTGCGGCAAGAGAGCTTGTTACACGCGATGGAGCAAGAGAGGCGGACCTATTGGTGCTTTCAGGGCCTTTGAGCGAAAAGCCCGATCACCTTTGTTTTTTGCCTAAAATAAAAGAATCCCGTTTTATCGTAAAAAATTTAATGCCGACCTCAATGATAGATATATCGGATGGGCTCTTAGCGGACTTGGGCCATATATTAAGGATGAGCAGAAAAAAAGCTGTTTTATATGAATCGGCAATACCCGTAATAAAGCGTGCCGGTGGCATTGATAAAGTTTTGCAAACAGGTGAACAATTTCAGCTGATGTTTACTATGCCCGCAGACCGCGCCCGGTTTATCCCTAAGGGATTTTTTGTTATAGGGCGTATATGCAAAGGCGCGCCTTCTATTATCATGGTTGGCCCTTCAGGCCGCAGGAGAAGGCTTTTGCCCAAAGGTTATACTCATTTTTGA
- the tsaE gene encoding tRNA (adenosine(37)-N6)-threonylcarbamoyltransferase complex ATPase subunit type 1 TsaE, whose protein sequence is MKKRIVSNSPDDTMRIGRRLAVFLRAGDNIILDGDLGSGKTLFTKGIARGLKVPNYEYVNSPSFTLVKQYKGRVNLYHFDLYRLERLEDIEYIGVKEYLSGFGIVVIEWACRMGALLPSQYLAIKINTTGPSSRNFLFEAKGRRYDHIISRYFRR, encoded by the coding sequence ATGAAAAAGAGAATTGTTTCAAACAGCCCTGATGATACAATGCGGATTGGACGCCGGCTCGCGGTTTTTTTACGCGCGGGCGACAATATTATATTGGACGGAGACCTCGGCTCCGGTAAAACATTGTTTACCAAGGGCATAGCGCGCGGATTGAAGGTGCCAAACTACGAGTATGTGAATTCACCGTCATTTACGCTTGTCAAACAATATAAAGGGCGTGTTAATCTTTATCATTTTGACTTATACCGTCTTGAAAGGCTTGAAGACATTGAATATATCGGCGTAAAAGAATATTTAAGCGGTTTTGGTATTGTTGTTATTGAATGGGCCTGCCGTATGGGGGCATTATTACCCAGCCAATACCTTGCTATAAAGATTAATACAACAGGGCCTTCCAGCAGAAATTTTTTATTTGAAGCTAAGGGGCGAAGATATGATCATATTATCAGCAGATACTTCAGGCGATAG
- the tsaB gene encoding tRNA (adenosine(37)-N6)-threonylcarbamoyltransferase complex dimerization subunit type 1 TsaB has product MIILSADTSGDSFALALCENEDIIKAFRSVSLNSQSVDMLPEIDRLLASSGLRAEDVGLFCVGLGPGSFTGLRVGITIIKAMAFALKKPVAGVPSIDAIARNAVTPNPFICVIRDARQSKVYARFYKNTPAGPIALSRIMLLEIDKLPALIKSRTYFIGDAISIYREKMIKAGFAQEDLASPQAWQPDPGIIALLGLKRSRAGIVDNVFTLSPLYIYPKECQIRKQPVPNSPGPWFSKKT; this is encoded by the coding sequence ATGATCATATTATCAGCAGATACTTCAGGCGATAGTTTTGCTCTGGCTCTGTGCGAGAACGAGGATATTATAAAGGCCTTCAGGTCCGTTTCTTTAAACTCGCAATCTGTTGATATGCTTCCTGAAATAGACAGGCTTTTGGCCTCTTCCGGCCTGCGCGCTGAAGATGTCGGGCTTTTTTGCGTAGGCCTTGGCCCGGGCTCTTTTACAGGTTTGCGCGTTGGGATCACAATAATAAAGGCCATGGCGTTTGCGTTGAAAAAACCCGTTGCGGGCGTGCCAAGCATTGACGCTATCGCGCGTAACGCGGTAACTCCAAATCCGTTCATATGCGTTATAAGGGACGCCAGGCAGTCAAAGGTATACGCGAGATTTTATAAAAACACCCCCGCCGGGCCAATTGCCTTAAGCAGGATAATGCTTTTGGAAATAGACAAACTGCCCGCGCTTATTAAAAGCAGGACGTATTTTATCGGAGATGCCATAAGTATCTATAGGGAAAAAATGATAAAGGCGGGTTTTGCGCAAGAGGATTTGGCTTCGCCGCAGGCCTGGCAGCCCGATCCGGGCATAATCGCCCTGCTTGGCCTTAAGAGGTCAAGAGCGGGCATAGTAGATAATGTTTTTACGCTGTCGCCTTTATACATATACCCGAAAGAATGCCAGATCAGAAAACAGCCTGTTCCAAACAGTCCGGGGCCATGGTTTTCTAAGAAAACATGA
- the alr gene encoding alanine racemase: MKHANITRNVLNNAACLGYAPTWIEIDLSAIRHNFRQIKKIISKETAILAPVKANAYGHGILEVSRMLVDLGVDYLGVGTLNEAMLLRSRGFCNIPVLMMGVILGKASSIVVDNNITQAVGDINLAAAIDKSAGRRRRKAKVHIKIDTGMGRIGVWHKDAMRFLFAMRKFKNLEIEGIFSHFASSDADSILTHNQIAAFNLLISEIEKLGFKIRYKHMANSMAVVDYQSSHMNLIRPGLILYGLWPKHGISCGRMRIKPALSLKSRIVFLKSVPPGRIISYGATHTTDRHTKIATIPIGYGDGLSRGLSNIGHALVRGVRVPIVGRICMDQTMLDVGNVSHVKKSDAVTLIGSQSGLSITVDEIAGLCDTIPYEVVCWFNKRIPRKYKN; the protein is encoded by the coding sequence ATGAAACACGCAAACATTACGCGTAATGTTTTAAATAATGCCGCCTGCTTGGGGTATGCGCCGACATGGATAGAGATAGACCTTTCTGCCATAAGGCACAATTTCCGGCAGATTAAAAAAATTATTTCAAAAGAAACGGCTATATTGGCTCCTGTAAAGGCCAATGCCTATGGGCACGGAATATTGGAGGTGTCCAGGATGCTCGTTGACTTAGGCGTGGATTATCTTGGCGTAGGCACCTTAAATGAAGCCATGTTGCTTCGGTCAAGAGGTTTTTGTAATATACCGGTTTTAATGATGGGCGTGATACTTGGCAAAGCCTCTTCTATAGTTGTTGACAATAATATTACCCAGGCTGTGGGGGATATCAATCTTGCCGCCGCGATAGATAAAAGCGCCGGAAGACGGCGCCGGAAGGCCAAAGTTCATATAAAGATAGATACGGGTATGGGCAGGATAGGGGTTTGGCATAAGGATGCCATGCGATTTCTATTTGCCATGCGCAAATTTAAAAACCTTGAGATAGAAGGTATATTTAGTCATTTTGCCAGTTCCGACGCGGATAGTATTCTTACGCATAACCAGATAGCCGCGTTTAACCTGTTGATTTCGGAAATAGAGAAATTGGGTTTTAAGATACGTTATAAGCATATGGCTAACAGCATGGCAGTCGTTGATTATCAAAGCTCACACATGAACCTTATCAGGCCCGGCCTTATTCTTTACGGATTATGGCCTAAACACGGCATATCCTGCGGCAGAATGCGTATTAAACCGGCATTAAGCCTTAAAAGCAGGATTGTCTTTCTTAAATCAGTGCCTCCGGGCAGAATAATTAGCTATGGCGCCACCCACACTACTGATAGGCACACTAAGATCGCGACTATTCCTATAGGATATGGAGATGGCTTGAGCAGAGGATTGTCTAATATAGGGCATGCCCTTGTCAGAGGTGTAAGGGTGCCTATTGTCGGGCGTATATGCATGGACCAGACCATGCTTGATGTAGGCAATGTCTCTCATGTAAAAAAATCTGACGCAGTCACCCTGATAGGCAGTCAGTCAGGACTCTCTATAACGGTTGACGAGATAGCCGGTTTATGCGATACGATACCTTATGAAGTTGTCTGCTGGTTTAATAAAAGGATACCAAGGAAATATAAAAATTAA
- a CDS encoding MerR family transcriptional regulator, whose amino-acid sequence MIKAEKYYSVNEVARLLSISKQTLVRYESKGIFPNARRNKVNGWREYTINEINHLRKIIGRTS is encoded by the coding sequence ATGATAAAGGCAGAAAAATATTATTCTGTTAATGAGGTTGCCAGGCTTTTAAGTATATCAAAGCAGACGCTGGTTCGTTATGAGTCAAAAGGTATATTTCCAAACGCCCGGCGCAATAAAGTCAATGGGTGGCGTGAATACACTATAAATGAGATTAACCACTTGCGTAAAATAATAGGCAGGACTTCCTGA
- the pilM gene encoding pilus assembly protein PilM: MLKKAVGIYISSRYVDIAELSGLRSNPVLLSFSRQEITPGAGINHNYEKDVSPACQDEFVCAIKKGSEGLKSKPQSVYTVLPSVDTVIRYFDMPYLPKSEQAQAVRFEAKKYMPFRLDEIVSDFKVQASSKGKRSIDIFFVAATKERLNNHTAKFTAAGLHTSGIDIIPFALLRVLMLHKKAEAKDGLAILYVDENKKSISISIIKSGIPFMSRDIQISMDDKESLFEKIASELMVSIDYYRRQKIGYDVSKVILCGEQLFSGLDAYISNELKVTTETMYDFMKIKNGDKLPPTAIIAVGAAMEGLGRSGYSVNLSPFCAAIEKRQAFGILAVQVIAAVAVISAAYLLSGLLLKGGYSKLRQLEQASASLPIMTSTLEAEGLMKKKDATLQTLRCFQLMQSDRISLARQLSAIAFYVKEQKKQPAGLWIKKIVFKETVIKNESGLPVGFNREMVLSGGAFSSDSAREMDYIHSFLDAITSDAGFTRYFNDIELGSVDRTSVSNEWVADFTISARSQAEPKAGRRGRR; this comes from the coding sequence ATGTTAAAAAAGGCCGTTGGTATTTATATTTCATCGCGATATGTGGATATCGCTGAACTTTCGGGTTTGCGGTCCAATCCGGTGCTTTTAAGTTTCAGCAGGCAGGAGATAACCCCCGGTGCCGGTATTAACCACAATTATGAAAAGGACGTTTCCCCGGCATGCCAGGATGAGTTTGTCTGCGCGATAAAAAAGGGTTCAGAGGGCCTTAAATCCAAACCCCAGTCGGTTTATACCGTACTGCCGTCAGTTGACACGGTGATCAGATATTTTGATATGCCGTATTTACCTAAATCCGAACAGGCCCAGGCGGTGCGTTTTGAAGCAAAAAAATACATGCCGTTCAGGCTTGATGAGATAGTAAGTGATTTTAAGGTCCAGGCTTCATCCAAAGGTAAAAGATCTATAGACATATTTTTTGTGGCTGCCACAAAGGAAAGGTTGAATAACCATACCGCTAAGTTTACGGCAGCAGGCCTGCATACCTCCGGTATTGATATCATTCCTTTTGCCTTACTGCGGGTCTTGATGCTGCACAAGAAGGCGGAGGCAAAAGACGGTTTGGCCATACTTTATGTTGATGAGAATAAGAAAAGCATTTCAATAAGTATCATAAAATCCGGTATTCCCTTTATGAGCAGGGATATCCAAATTTCTATGGATGACAAAGAATCTTTATTTGAAAAAATTGCAAGCGAATTGATGGTATCAATTGATTATTACCGCAGGCAAAAGATTGGTTATGACGTCTCCAAGGTTATCCTTTGCGGCGAACAGCTTTTTAGCGGATTGGACGCGTATATCTCAAACGAATTAAAAGTTACCACCGAAACCATGTATGATTTTATGAAAATAAAAAACGGCGATAAATTGCCTCCCACCGCCATTATAGCTGTTGGCGCCGCGATGGAAGGCCTTGGAAGGTCGGGATATAGTGTCAATCTTTCGCCTTTTTGCGCGGCTATTGAAAAAAGGCAGGCATTCGGTATCCTCGCGGTGCAGGTCATTGCTGCCGTAGCCGTCATTTCCGCGGCGTATCTTCTCTCCGGATTGCTTCTAAAGGGAGGTTATTCCAAATTGCGCCAATTAGAGCAAGCTTCCGCGTCTTTGCCTATAATGACTTCAACACTGGAAGCGGAAGGCCTTATGAAAAAAAAGGACGCTACACTGCAGACTCTTAGGTGTTTTCAGCTTATGCAGTCTGACCGTATTTCCTTGGCCAGGCAGCTGTCCGCAATAGCTTTTTATGTTAAGGAACAAAAAAAACAGCCGGCAGGCTTATGGATAAAGAAGATTGTTTTTAAAGAAACCGTTATAAAAAACGAATCAGGCCTGCCTGTTGGCTTTAACAGGGAAATGGTTTTGTCCGGAGGCGCTTTTTCAAGCGATAGCGCCAGAGAGATGGATTATATCCATAGCTTTCTTGACGCTATTACATCAGATGCCGGTTTTACCCGCTATTTTAACGATATAGAACTGGGTTCTGTTGACAGGACCAGCGTATCAAATGAATGGGTGGCGGATTTTACCATATCCGCCCGATCGCAGGCAGAACCTAAAGCTGGCCGCAGGGGCAGGAGATAG
- a CDS encoding general secretion pathway protein GspB: protein MDKDKKQQIILIIIIPIFFLALMHMYSQREQGRGGAGVKEEVFAPDAGIDAIPMPDESMDFNYTPGEENPFTNLLQAYLKASDKEKVVEHVSVPMPSLVIEGMVWNTDKPQAIINGKVLNAGDIIDGVRIINIEKQGITIDFNGERVLVERKK, encoded by the coding sequence ATGGATAAAGATAAAAAACAGCAGATAATATTAATTATTATAATACCTATATTCTTTTTAGCCCTTATGCATATGTATTCACAACGAGAACAGGGCCGGGGCGGGGCAGGTGTCAAAGAAGAGGTTTTTGCGCCCGATGCAGGTATTGACGCCATACCTATGCCCGATGAAAGCATGGATTTTAATTACACGCCTGGTGAAGAGAATCCTTTTACGAATCTTTTGCAGGCATATCTTAAGGCTTCGGATAAGGAGAAAGTCGTTGAACATGTTTCCGTGCCAATGCCCAGTCTTGTTATTGAGGGTATGGTGTGGAACACCGATAAACCCCAGGCCATAATTAACGGCAAGGTCTTGAACGCCGGGGATATTATTGACGGTGTGCGTATTATTAATATAGAAAAACAAGGCATAACGATAGATTTTAACGGAGAGCGCGTGCTGGTAGAACGGAAAAAATGA
- a CDS encoding secretin N-terminal domain-containing protein translates to MRMNHNTGLKKALILIMVFFTGAGFLPAQEMRSISMDFQQAALKDVLKVFSQQAGLNFVATENIENRKITLYLDSVTVRDALDSIMAANNLTYEQAQGSSIFIVKESGKAKVEMLTKVYSLDFARISQSGDESTSSESADIYPVIEHLLSKGVNGETLGSVVVDKRTNSLIITAIPSDFAIIEDTIKKLDSVTPQALIEAEIVEIHTGALRNLGLEWGGSDGTFVRFTGPTKLTHFPFVRHNNPFSKGLLKISNTDDDDSTELENEMGVLSLQEFSVVLKALESENMARYLAKPRIMSLSSETAEIKISSDTAIGVKKTSVTDTGEVIEEAERIETGITLKVTPTVNKKGYITMTIEPEVSRAVQSAYFSSFVDPTKRSAKATVMVRDGQTIAIGGLLKTDEEDSGRDVPGVSRIPILGNLFKSKGKTKVQTEIIVFITAHAILDSADANQIAPAAQKTENKPAVVEKVMPDTASQRQAEIQKTVIKLRKKRELERAK, encoded by the coding sequence ATGAGAATGAACCATAATACGGGATTAAAGAAGGCGTTGATTCTTATAATGGTTTTTTTTACCGGGGCGGGTTTTCTCCCTGCCCAGGAGATGCGAAGCATATCAATGGATTTTCAGCAGGCCGCGTTGAAAGACGTCTTAAAGGTTTTTTCACAGCAGGCGGGCTTGAATTTTGTTGCTACGGAAAACATTGAAAACAGGAAGATCACTTTGTATCTTGATAGCGTGACTGTCCGGGATGCCCTTGATTCTATTATGGCGGCCAACAATCTTACTTATGAACAGGCCCAGGGCAGTTCTATTTTCATTGTCAAGGAATCAGGAAAAGCCAAGGTTGAGATGCTGACAAAGGTTTATTCGCTTGATTTCGCCCGTATAAGCCAGTCCGGTGACGAGTCAACATCAAGCGAATCAGCGGATATTTATCCGGTAATAGAACATTTGCTTTCAAAGGGCGTAAACGGTGAAACACTCGGCAGTGTTGTTGTAGACAAAAGGACCAACAGCCTTATCATAACCGCGATACCTTCGGATTTTGCGATCATTGAAGATACTATAAAAAAACTTGACAGCGTAACGCCTCAAGCGCTTATAGAAGCTGAAATAGTAGAGATACATACGGGCGCCTTGAGAAACCTTGGCCTTGAGTGGGGCGGAAGCGACGGGACATTTGTAAGGTTTACCGGACCCACGAAATTGACTCATTTTCCGTTTGTAAGGCATAACAATCCGTTTTCCAAAGGGCTTCTGAAGATAAGCAATACCGACGACGATGACAGCACGGAGCTTGAAAATGAGATGGGCGTTCTTTCTTTGCAGGAGTTTTCCGTTGTCCTCAAGGCGCTTGAAAGTGAAAACATGGCCAGGTATTTAGCCAAACCGCGTATTATGTCTTTAAGCAGTGAAACGGCGGAGATAAAGATATCATCCGATACGGCAATAGGAGTAAAAAAGACAAGTGTTACCGATACGGGTGAGGTTATTGAAGAGGCGGAGAGGATAGAAACCGGCATAACATTAAAGGTTACTCCGACGGTAAACAAAAAAGGTTATATTACTATGACGATAGAGCCTGAAGTGTCGCGCGCTGTCCAGTCTGCGTATTTTTCAAGTTTTGTGGATCCGACCAAGAGAAGCGCTAAGGCCACAGTCATGGTAAGGGACGGACAAACTATCGCGATAGGGGGGTTGTTAAAGACGGATGAAGAAGACTCGGGAAGAGATGTGCCGGGTGTCAGCAGGATACCTATTTTAGGAAATCTGTTTAAGTCTAAAGGCAAAACCAAGGTCCAGACCGAGATCATTGTTTTCATCACGGCCCACGCGATACTTGACAGCGCTGATGCCAATCAAATAGCGCCAGCCGCGCAAAAGACCGAGAACAAGCCGGCTGTTGTTGAGAAAGTTATGCCTGATACGGCAAGTCAAAGGCAGGCAGAGATACAGAAGACTGTTATAAAACTTAGGAAAAAGAGAGAGCTGGAAAGAGCAAAGTAA